A portion of the Granulosicoccus antarcticus IMCC3135 genome contains these proteins:
- a CDS encoding GntR family transcriptional regulator, whose amino-acid sequence MALVYAKNIRNILLDKSSINGWMDVQAEVLHRLHTRVWKPGELLPSEADLATEFGCARTTVNRALQAIAEEGLLERRRRGGTRVVIHPEHKASFNIPVIRQQVEQKGQSYDYQLISRRLARPGKAIKAKMCLLEDSKILCIRAVHMADKRPFVLENRWIDISVVPAAESADFTSQSANEWLVEHVPFSGGDLILEACHANDADAQVLECDAQTALFRAERTTRNTQGATITFVQLVYAPGYRMSIDL is encoded by the coding sequence TTGGCATTGGTCTATGCAAAAAATATCAGGAACATACTTCTGGACAAATCTTCGATAAACGGTTGGATGGATGTGCAGGCGGAAGTTTTGCATCGTTTGCATACCCGTGTCTGGAAGCCGGGCGAGCTGTTGCCCAGTGAGGCAGACCTGGCGACCGAATTTGGTTGTGCACGAACGACCGTGAATCGTGCTTTGCAGGCCATTGCGGAGGAGGGCTTGCTGGAACGGCGGCGACGTGGTGGAACGCGTGTTGTCATACATCCGGAACACAAAGCAAGTTTCAATATCCCTGTCATCCGACAACAAGTGGAACAGAAAGGGCAATCTTACGACTATCAGTTGATCAGTCGCAGACTGGCACGTCCCGGCAAGGCGATCAAGGCAAAAATGTGCTTGCTTGAGGACTCGAAAATCCTGTGCATACGCGCTGTTCATATGGCCGACAAGCGCCCCTTTGTTCTGGAAAATCGCTGGATAGATATATCCGTTGTGCCTGCTGCGGAAAGTGCTGACTTTACGAGCCAGAGTGCGAATGAATGGCTGGTTGAACACGTACCATTCAGCGGTGGGGATCTGATACTGGAAGCCTGTCATGCAAATGATGCAGATGCACAAGTGTTGGAGTGTGATGCTCAGACGGCCTTGTTCAGAGCCGAGCGTACGACTCGCAACACTCAGGGAGCAACCATTACCTTCGTTCAGCTGGTTTACGCGCCAGGTTATCGTATGTCGATTGACCTTTAA
- a CDS encoding formimidoylglutamate deiminase, with product MKIIHAAQALLPDGWVSDVLVDMADDGRIASVQRCSELPDWDSSQASWKVDVLLPAPANLHGHAFQRAMAGLSERRGPDPRDSFWSWRNLMYRFLDQLQPDDMEAISAFVQMEMLEAGYATNVEFHYVHHQSGGHEYDNPAELAVRIAAATQTSGIGLTLLPVHYQYGGCDQRALNEAQRRFGTDLTGYARLWSHAQQAISHLPADSLIGVAPHSLRAVARESLPELLAMAPSAPFHMHIAEQVAEVEEVQNAWGARPIEWLLDNANVDSRWCLIHCTQMLAHETAGLARTGAVAGLCPITESSLGDGIFDGVSYLEQQGLIGIGSDSNIRISLSEELRTLDYSQRLRDRSRAALATSEYSTGRRMFDEVVRGGAQAAGRQSGRIEAGQWADFLTLDGQHPDLEGVTGDALLDIFIFAGDDNMVRDVWSAGRHQVASGRHINRDTIVQKYRKVMKKLRGS from the coding sequence ATGAAGATAATTCACGCAGCTCAGGCACTTCTCCCCGATGGTTGGGTTTCGGATGTGTTGGTAGATATGGCAGATGACGGGCGCATTGCTTCTGTGCAACGCTGCAGCGAATTGCCTGATTGGGATTCGAGTCAGGCCAGCTGGAAAGTTGATGTATTGCTGCCAGCGCCTGCCAATTTGCATGGGCATGCTTTTCAGCGTGCCATGGCAGGATTGAGTGAGCGCCGTGGGCCTGATCCCAGGGATTCATTCTGGAGTTGGCGAAATCTGATGTACCGCTTTCTCGATCAGTTGCAACCCGATGATATGGAAGCCATTTCAGCATTCGTGCAGATGGAAATGCTGGAGGCCGGGTACGCCACTAATGTGGAATTTCATTACGTCCACCATCAGTCAGGTGGTCACGAATATGACAATCCGGCGGAGCTGGCGGTACGCATAGCAGCAGCCACGCAAACCTCAGGCATTGGCCTTACTTTGCTGCCAGTGCACTATCAGTACGGGGGATGCGATCAAAGGGCCTTGAATGAGGCGCAGCGTCGATTTGGCACTGACTTGACTGGTTATGCGCGCTTGTGGAGCCATGCACAACAGGCAATCAGTCATCTACCTGCAGATTCACTCATCGGCGTAGCTCCGCACAGCTTGCGAGCGGTTGCGCGCGAAAGTCTGCCTGAACTACTGGCAATGGCACCCTCAGCACCATTTCACATGCATATTGCCGAGCAAGTTGCTGAAGTCGAGGAAGTACAGAATGCCTGGGGAGCCCGGCCAATCGAGTGGTTGTTAGACAATGCCAATGTTGATAGTCGCTGGTGCCTGATTCACTGTACCCAGATGCTTGCCCATGAAACAGCCGGGTTGGCCCGTACAGGGGCCGTAGCGGGTCTATGTCCGATTACCGAATCCAGTCTGGGTGATGGCATATTCGACGGAGTCAGCTATCTGGAGCAGCAAGGGCTTATCGGGATAGGCTCGGATTCGAATATCCGTATAAGCTTAAGTGAAGAATTGCGGACGCTGGATTACTCGCAACGTTTGCGTGATCGCTCCAGGGCTGCATTGGCTACCTCAGAGTACTCTACTGGCAGGCGGATGTTTGATGAGGTTGTTCGCGGTGGAGCGCAAGCTGCAGGTCGTCAATCAGGCCGTATTGAAGCGGGGCAGTGGGCTGACTTTTTGACACTCGATGGCCAGCATCCTGATCTTGAGGGCGTAACAGGAGACGCCCTGCTCGACATATTCATCTTTGCTGGTGATGACAATATGGTCAGAGATGTCTGGTCAGCAGGTCGACACCAGGTGGCGTCAGGTCGGCATATCAACCGTGACACCATTGTTCAGAAATATCGGAAAGTCATGAAAAAACTACGTGGAAGTTAA
- a CDS encoding HutD family protein, whose translation MKLTTPTEFITTSWKNGKGQTIELAINEQGTLADFDWRISMAGVTGDGTFSDFTGYTRCLVLVEGSGIQLSHMSAEGQATKDQLGRLLDMAQFDGGNQTLATLVDGPITDFNIMTRTGTWHAITRICRAADELTLINPVKTFVYAVMGETQLRAMTPESRWSLPQGHLMQVEAGEFAMLAIKSPGCIVVELHPIAG comes from the coding sequence ATGAAACTGACCACTCCGACTGAATTCATTACGACATCCTGGAAGAATGGCAAGGGCCAGACTATTGAACTGGCTATCAATGAACAAGGCACATTGGCCGACTTTGACTGGCGAATCAGCATGGCCGGCGTGACCGGCGACGGTACGTTTTCTGATTTTACAGGCTATACCCGATGCCTCGTATTGGTTGAAGGCTCTGGCATACAGTTGTCTCATATGTCTGCAGAAGGACAAGCAACGAAGGATCAGCTCGGAAGACTTCTGGATATGGCGCAATTCGATGGCGGCAATCAGACCTTGGCAACATTGGTAGATGGCCCCATCACCGATTTCAATATCATGACCAGAACAGGCACCTGGCACGCTATTACGCGAATATGTCGTGCAGCGGATGAATTAACGCTCATCAACCCTGTAAAAACATTTGTCTATGCCGTCATGGGAGAAACGCAGCTACGAGCCATGACTCCAGAGTCACGATGGAGCCTGCCGCAGGGTCATTTGATGCAGGTCGAGGCAGGCGAATTTGCCATGCTCGCCATCAAGAGCCCTGGCTGCATTGTCGTTGAGCTGCACCCTATCGCGGGTTAA
- the hutH gene encoding histidine ammonia-lyase produces MSIVLIPGSTTLSTLEQLWRENTAVSLDPSARPAMQAAADLVAQAAAGDVAVYGVNTGFGKLASIKIESADTATLQRNLVLSHCCGVGEALDIPTTRLMMALKLLSIGRGASGVALTTVDLIEAMLAAGVTPVVPVQGSVGASGDLAPLAHFAATLMGEGHAFFDGEKMAAKDALGKAGLQAVTLGPKEGLGLINGTQFSTACALVGLFAAWRSATTSTVIAAMSTDAIMGSTAPLNPAIHALRGHAGQITVADTMRTVLDGSQIRESHREGDTRVQDPYCIRCQPQVLGAAIDLLGFAGKTLEIEANAVTDNPLVLVETGEIVSGGNFHAEPVAFAADQIAIALAEIGAIAQRRVALMVDPTLSFDLPPFLTPTPGLNSGYMIAEVTTAALMSENKHLANPCSTDSTPTSANQEDHVSMAAHGARRLLRMNTNLTNILGIELLCAAQGIEFRAPLKTSDSLARSIAALRLSVPTLTADRYLADDINAAAILVENGAVANAAGVSNLMNPATSSL; encoded by the coding sequence ATGAGCATTGTTCTCATTCCAGGTTCAACCACACTGTCGACTCTGGAGCAGCTATGGCGCGAAAATACCGCCGTCTCTCTGGACCCCTCCGCGCGCCCTGCCATGCAGGCAGCTGCGGACCTGGTTGCTCAGGCGGCCGCTGGCGACGTAGCTGTTTATGGCGTCAATACCGGATTTGGAAAACTGGCCAGCATCAAGATCGAATCTGCCGATACGGCCACCTTGCAACGCAACCTGGTGCTGTCCCACTGCTGCGGTGTCGGTGAAGCACTGGACATTCCAACCACCCGTCTGATGATGGCCCTCAAACTGCTGTCTATCGGACGCGGCGCTTCCGGAGTGGCACTGACCACGGTAGATCTGATCGAAGCCATGCTTGCTGCGGGCGTCACGCCAGTTGTACCGGTGCAAGGCTCGGTGGGCGCCAGTGGCGACCTGGCACCTCTGGCGCATTTTGCAGCGACACTGATGGGCGAAGGTCACGCCTTTTTCGACGGCGAAAAAATGGCCGCCAAAGACGCACTTGGCAAAGCCGGATTGCAGGCTGTTACGCTGGGACCCAAGGAAGGTCTGGGGCTTATCAATGGCACACAATTCTCGACAGCTTGTGCACTCGTCGGCCTGTTTGCTGCCTGGCGCAGTGCAACAACATCGACCGTCATCGCGGCCATGTCCACGGATGCCATCATGGGCTCGACAGCGCCCTTGAACCCGGCTATTCATGCACTGCGCGGGCATGCCGGGCAGATAACCGTAGCAGACACCATGCGCACGGTACTGGACGGTTCACAGATCCGCGAAAGCCACCGTGAGGGCGATACCCGAGTGCAGGACCCATACTGCATTCGTTGCCAGCCTCAGGTGCTCGGCGCTGCTATCGACCTGTTGGGCTTTGCCGGGAAAACCCTGGAAATCGAAGCCAATGCTGTCACCGACAACCCACTGGTGCTAGTGGAGACCGGGGAAATTGTCTCGGGCGGAAATTTTCATGCAGAACCTGTGGCTTTCGCGGCCGATCAGATTGCCATCGCCCTCGCCGAAATCGGGGCTATTGCCCAACGACGTGTTGCCCTGATGGTAGACCCGACGTTGTCATTTGATCTGCCGCCTTTTCTGACACCGACACCGGGGCTGAATTCAGGCTATATGATTGCCGAAGTCACCACCGCTGCACTGATGAGTGAGAACAAGCATCTGGCCAACCCCTGCTCCACCGATTCCACGCCCACATCAGCCAATCAGGAAGATCATGTTTCCATGGCCGCTCACGGCGCACGACGACTGCTGCGCATGAACACCAACCTGACCAATATTCTGGGAATAGAGCTGCTGTGTGCCGCACAAGGTATCGAATTTCGTGCACCACTCAAAACGAGTGATTCACTGGCCCGTTCAATAGCGGCACTGCGCCTGAGCGTACCGACACTGACTGCCGATCGTTATCTGGCCGATGATATCAATGCAGCAGCAATACTCGTGGAAAACGGTGCGGTGGCGAATGCTGCTGGTGTTAGCAATCTGATGAATCCTGCAACATCCTCGTTATAA
- a CDS encoding TRAP transporter substrate-binding protein: protein MKRRQFVKAGLAGAAAASTATITAPVIAQDVRKWKLVTAWPKNLPGPGVAAQMLADRITALSGGRIEVKLYAAGELVPGPGVFDAVSEGTAELYHAVPAYWGSKSKGILLFGSQPFGLRADEQFGWLAHGGGQTLYDEMYGRFGIKPFLCGNSGPQWAGWFRDEIKSVEDLKGMKYRTTGLASEMATKLGMAAESMSGPAMFQAMQTGALDAGEFIGPWSDSALGFYQVAKNYYWPGVGEPSSAEECGVNSKVFEELPEDLKQAVTFACDSLYNPVWTEYTTKHAQALQALVNDHGVQVRQLPDDVMQAMGAAAVEVIDELRQDDDELVKRITESFVAYRDLVGGYMSYADNGQMNARAKLLSY, encoded by the coding sequence ATGAAAAGACGACAATTTGTGAAGGCAGGGCTGGCTGGGGCTGCAGCAGCCTCTACGGCGACCATTACCGCACCGGTAATCGCCCAGGATGTCCGAAAGTGGAAGCTGGTGACAGCCTGGCCGAAGAATCTTCCGGGACCGGGTGTTGCCGCCCAGATGCTGGCCGACCGGATAACGGCTTTGTCAGGTGGTCGCATCGAAGTCAAACTCTATGCGGCTGGCGAGCTGGTTCCTGGTCCTGGTGTATTTGATGCGGTTTCTGAAGGCACAGCCGAGCTTTATCATGCAGTGCCCGCCTACTGGGGATCCAAGTCAAAAGGAATTCTGCTGTTTGGCTCACAGCCCTTTGGTTTACGTGCAGATGAGCAATTTGGCTGGTTGGCTCACGGTGGTGGGCAGACTCTGTATGACGAGATGTATGGCCGCTTCGGCATCAAGCCCTTTCTATGCGGAAACTCTGGTCCGCAATGGGCAGGCTGGTTTCGTGATGAAATCAAATCAGTCGAAGACTTGAAAGGCATGAAGTATCGCACCACAGGTCTGGCTTCCGAAATGGCAACCAAGCTGGGTATGGCTGCTGAATCCATGAGTGGTCCCGCCATGTTCCAGGCCATGCAGACTGGCGCGCTTGATGCGGGTGAGTTTATCGGTCCATGGTCCGACTCGGCTCTGGGTTTCTACCAGGTCGCCAAGAATTACTATTGGCCCGGTGTCGGTGAACCTTCATCTGCCGAAGAGTGCGGCGTTAACAGCAAAGTATTTGAAGAATTGCCAGAAGATCTCAAGCAGGCAGTCACATTCGCCTGTGACAGTCTGTACAACCCGGTGTGGACTGAATACACCACCAAGCATGCACAGGCTCTACAGGCACTGGTTAATGATCATGGCGTGCAGGTTCGCCAGTTGCCAGATGATGTCATGCAGGCTATGGGTGCCGCAGCGGTCGAGGTCATTGACGAATTGCGCCAGGACGACGATGAGCTGGTCAAGCGTATAACAGAGAGCTTTGTTGCTTACCGAGACCTGGTGGGTGGCTATATGAGCTATGCGGATAACGGCCAGATGAATGCTCGAGCCAAACTCCTGAGTTACTAG
- the hutU gene encoding urocanate hydratase yields MTDSSTDNNTSKTPGPRHNQRTIKSPTGNELSCKSWLTEAPMRMLMNNLHPDVAENPHELVVYGGIGRAARTWEDYDQIVASLQALEDDETLLVQSGKPVGVFRTHSNAPRVLIANSNLVPHWATWDHFNELDKKGLAMYGQMTAGSWIYIGSQGIVQGTYETFVEAGRQHFDGSLTGRWILTAGLGGMGGAQPLAAVMAGACCLAVECDETRADFRLRTRYVDAKTHDLDEALAMIEEWTGKGEAKSVALIGNAADVYPELVRRGVRPDIVTDQTSAHDPIHGYLPQNWTVAEWKGKQETDPKAVEKAARASMKTHVAAMVDFWNAGVPTLDYGNNIRQVALEEGLENAFAFPGFVPAYIRPLFCRGVGPFRWAALSGDPEDIYKTDAKVKEILADDKHLHNWLDMARERIAFQGLPARICWVGLGVRDKLGLAFNEMVRNGELSAPIVIGRDHLDSGSVASPNRETESMRDGSDAVSDWPLLNALLNTASGATWVSLHHGGGVGMGFSQHSGMVICCDGTKEADERIARVLWNDPATGVMRHADAGYPDALDCARENGLNLPGIL; encoded by the coding sequence ATGACAGACTCCAGCACTGACAATAATACAAGCAAGACTCCTGGCCCACGCCATAATCAACGCACCATAAAATCGCCTACTGGCAATGAGCTGAGCTGCAAAAGCTGGCTGACGGAAGCTCCCATGCGTATGCTGATGAACAATCTGCATCCGGATGTGGCTGAAAATCCTCATGAACTGGTGGTCTATGGTGGCATCGGCCGGGCCGCTCGTACCTGGGAGGATTACGACCAGATAGTGGCTAGCCTGCAGGCTTTGGAAGACGATGAAACACTACTGGTTCAGTCCGGCAAGCCGGTTGGAGTTTTCCGTACGCACAGCAACGCACCCCGTGTACTGATTGCCAATTCCAATCTGGTACCACACTGGGCCACCTGGGATCATTTCAATGAGCTCGACAAGAAGGGCCTGGCCATGTACGGCCAGATGACGGCAGGTTCGTGGATCTATATCGGTAGCCAGGGCATTGTCCAGGGAACCTACGAGACTTTCGTTGAAGCGGGCCGACAACACTTCGATGGCAGCCTGACTGGTCGCTGGATTCTGACCGCGGGTCTGGGCGGCATGGGTGGTGCGCAACCACTGGCAGCGGTTATGGCCGGTGCCTGCTGCCTGGCCGTTGAATGTGATGAGACTCGCGCAGACTTTCGACTGCGCACCCGATATGTGGATGCAAAAACGCATGATCTGGACGAAGCGCTGGCCATGATCGAAGAATGGACTGGCAAAGGCGAGGCAAAATCGGTCGCCCTGATTGGCAATGCCGCTGACGTCTATCCTGAGCTGGTCAGGCGTGGTGTGCGACCTGATATCGTGACTGATCAGACCAGTGCACACGACCCCATTCACGGCTATCTGCCACAGAACTGGACCGTAGCCGAATGGAAAGGCAAGCAGGAAACTGACCCCAAAGCCGTTGAAAAAGCGGCTCGTGCCAGCATGAAGACACATGTGGCAGCCATGGTGGATTTCTGGAATGCAGGCGTGCCCACACTGGACTATGGCAACAACATTCGCCAGGTCGCTCTGGAGGAAGGCCTGGAAAATGCCTTTGCATTCCCCGGCTTTGTACCTGCCTATATACGTCCTCTGTTCTGCCGGGGTGTCGGGCCTTTCCGTTGGGCAGCCCTGTCGGGTGACCCGGAAGATATCTACAAGACTGACGCCAAGGTGAAGGAAATTCTGGCCGATGACAAACACCTGCACAACTGGCTGGACATGGCGCGAGAGCGAATTGCCTTCCAGGGATTACCCGCACGTATTTGCTGGGTAGGTCTTGGAGTTCGAGACAAACTGGGACTGGCCTTCAATGAAATGGTCCGTAATGGCGAGCTTTCAGCGCCAATCGTCATTGGTCGTGACCACCTGGACTCAGGCTCGGTGGCCTCGCCTAATCGCGAAACAGAATCCATGCGTGATGGTTCCGATGCCGTCTCTGACTGGCCTTTGTTGAATGCCTTGTTGAACACAGCCTCCGGTGCTACCTGGGTATCTCTGCATCATGGCGGCGGTGTGGGAATGGGATTCTCCCAGCATTCCGGCATGGTCATCTGCTGTGACGGCACTAAAGAGGCTGACGAGCGAATTGCCCGCGTATTGTGGAATGATCCGGCAACGGGTGTCATGCGACACGCTGATGCAGGCTATCCGGATGCACTGGATTGTGCCCGTGAGAATGGGTTGAATCTTCCGGGTATTCTCTGA
- a CDS encoding nucleobase:cation symporter-2 family protein: MARTQGGMTPAQMRDPNYFPGIIKGTPLGIQHVLAMFVSNVTPAIIVAGAAGFGFGSADISDMIYMIQMSMIFAGLATLIQTIGIGPMGAKLPVVQGTSFAFIPIMIPIAIQFGMAALMGGIIIGGIFHFFLGTIIGRIRHWLPPLVTGLIVLMIGLALVKVGIQYAAGGVPLIGTPEYGTLNHWGLALLVIAVTLGLKFFTNGMLSVSAVLLGLLAGYVAALVMGMVSFDNVSRAAWFAPPDPFHFGIEFNAAAIIGMCLMGVISAIETVGDISGITKGGAGREATDKEITGGTLADGFGTAVAGVFGALPNTSFSQNVGLISMTGVMSRHVVTIGAIFLIICGLVPKFGAAISSMPIAVLGGGVIVMFGMVAAAGVSMLSDVVWDRRSMVIFAIALSVGLGLQLEPNALQHLPGTVKVLLTSGLLPAALIAIILNIVIPHEPEEVDDMDVSTPASTVSGGKS, translated from the coding sequence ATGGCACGCACACAAGGCGGCATGACCCCTGCGCAGATGCGCGATCCGAACTATTTTCCGGGAATCATAAAAGGTACTCCTCTTGGAATTCAGCATGTGCTGGCGATGTTCGTCAGTAATGTCACCCCAGCGATTATAGTGGCTGGTGCGGCAGGCTTCGGATTCGGCTCTGCCGATATCTCCGACATGATCTACATGATTCAGATGTCCATGATCTTCGCAGGTCTGGCAACGCTGATACAGACTATCGGCATAGGCCCGATGGGTGCAAAGTTGCCAGTGGTGCAGGGCACCAGTTTTGCCTTCATACCCATCATGATTCCGATTGCCATTCAATTTGGCATGGCGGCCTTGATGGGCGGCATCATTATTGGCGGCATTTTCCACTTCTTTCTCGGCACTATTATTGGCCGAATTCGACATTGGTTGCCACCGCTTGTTACAGGTCTGATCGTACTCATGATCGGTCTGGCACTGGTGAAGGTGGGCATTCAGTATGCAGCCGGCGGTGTACCGCTGATCGGTACGCCTGAATATGGAACCCTGAATCACTGGGGACTGGCATTGCTGGTTATTGCGGTGACACTGGGATTGAAGTTCTTCACGAACGGCATGCTGTCAGTCTCTGCCGTGTTGCTGGGTTTGCTGGCAGGCTACGTTGCCGCGCTGGTGATGGGCATGGTCAGTTTTGACAATGTGAGCAGAGCCGCCTGGTTTGCTCCGCCGGATCCGTTTCACTTCGGCATTGAATTCAATGCCGCTGCCATCATCGGTATGTGTTTGATGGGAGTTATTTCGGCCATAGAGACTGTGGGTGATATTTCCGGAATTACCAAAGGTGGGGCCGGGCGCGAGGCGACTGACAAGGAAATAACCGGCGGTACGCTGGCTGATGGTTTCGGAACTGCAGTCGCCGGTGTTTTTGGTGCCTTGCCGAATACCTCCTTTAGTCAGAATGTCGGTCTGATCTCCATGACCGGTGTCATGAGTCGACATGTGGTGACTATCGGTGCGATCTTTCTGATCATCTGTGGCCTGGTCCCCAAGTTCGGGGCTGCTATCTCCAGTATGCCTATCGCCGTACTCGGCGGCGGTGTCATCGTGATGTTCGGTATGGTGGCAGCGGCGGGTGTCAGCATGTTGTCCGATGTGGTCTGGGATCGTCGAAGCATGGTGATTTTCGCTATCGCCCTGTCTGTCGGACTCGGATTGCAACTCGAGCCGAATGCTCTGCAGCACTTGCCTGGAACAGTCAAAGTGCTGTTGACCTCAGGTTTGCTGCCAGCGGCATTGATTGCCATCATTCTGAATATCGTGATTCCTCACGAGCCAGAAGAGGTTGATGACATGGATGTGTCCACGCCTGCCTCAACCGTGAGCGGCGGCAAGTCCTGA
- a CDS encoding LysR substrate-binding domain-containing protein — protein sequence MQALPLNALRVFEAVVRLGSFRAAAEELCVSQSAVSHQIRHLEEWFACPLFDRGGSRPQPLPYAEHLAATLGLNFQDMHQACQRVHRISASSTLVIAAIPSVATCWLIPRLSDFRRRHPEIDIRIIYAFHGQTIDFGEIDLAFVFAENQTQQAGTDTHLFLRGISAPVCSPAISQSLQGKSLQDVNVDIQILHDSNSSGWEQWCRKAGNDKILESAGLTFEDFNLLRAAVLSGQGVALCPLSMVQEDLAGGHLVQLSELTVMETYNYYLIERSLSNSSTQKSVDAFKNWLFEVRDKKSRTG from the coding sequence ATGCAGGCTTTGCCGTTGAATGCTCTACGTGTATTCGAAGCTGTCGTGCGACTCGGCAGCTTTCGCGCAGCTGCTGAGGAGTTGTGTGTTTCGCAGTCTGCCGTGAGTCATCAGATCAGGCATCTGGAAGAATGGTTTGCGTGTCCTTTGTTTGATCGCGGCGGTTCACGCCCTCAGCCACTACCCTATGCGGAGCATCTGGCTGCCACTTTGGGGCTCAACTTTCAGGACATGCATCAGGCTTGTCAACGTGTGCATCGAATATCCGCTTCATCAACGCTGGTTATCGCGGCAATTCCTTCAGTGGCTACGTGCTGGCTTATACCGCGACTTTCCGATTTTCGCAGGCGTCATCCCGAGATCGACATTCGGATCATTTATGCCTTTCATGGACAGACAATCGATTTTGGTGAAATTGATCTGGCATTTGTCTTTGCAGAAAATCAAACGCAACAGGCCGGCACTGACACTCATCTGTTTTTACGCGGTATCAGTGCACCGGTGTGCAGCCCGGCCATCAGTCAGAGCTTGCAGGGAAAATCACTGCAGGATGTCAATGTCGACATCCAGATTCTGCATGATTCGAATTCCAGCGGCTGGGAACAGTGGTGCCGTAAAGCCGGAAACGACAAAATTCTCGAGTCGGCAGGCCTGACATTCGAGGATTTCAATTTGCTGCGAGCAGCCGTGTTAAGTGGTCAGGGAGTTGCCCTTTGTCCTCTGTCCATGGTGCAAGAGGATCTGGCTGGTGGTCACCTGGTGCAATTATCTGAATTGACTGTGATGGAGACGTACAACTATTACCTGATTGAACGATCTCTGAGTAATTCCAGTACACAAAAGTCCGTGGATGCTTTCAAGAACTGGTTGTTTGAAGTCCGGGACAAGAAGTCCCGGACAGGATAG
- a CDS encoding aminopeptidase P family N-terminal domain-containing protein yields MRGFDLSEYETRVRKAQKLMVEADLSALLIMSEADLRYFSGFHTQYWQSPTRPWFLIVPVEGKPIAIIPEIGAALMRQSWIDDIRTWAAPAPDDDGISLLHDALAALAVSLLQLLHM; encoded by the coding sequence ATGCGTGGATTTGATCTCTCAGAATACGAGACACGCGTACGCAAGGCCCAGAAACTGATGGTCGAGGCCGATCTGTCAGCGCTTCTGATCATGAGTGAAGCAGATCTACGCTATTTCAGCGGCTTTCATACCCAGTACTGGCAAAGTCCCACGCGACCCTGGTTCCTGATTGTGCCAGTCGAGGGCAAGCCGATTGCGATCATTCCTGAAATCGGAGCCGCGCTGATGCGGCAGAGCTGGATTGACGATATCCGAACGTGGGCCGCACCGGCACCTGATGATGATGGCATCAGCTTGTTGCACGATGCCTTGGCGGCATTGGCGGTCTCGCTGCTGCAGTTGCTGCACATGTAA
- a CDS encoding pyridoxal-phosphate dependent enzyme, protein MGGLAAAVAAHVREYWAVQPQIVVVEPERAACLQKSIKAEALVSGDGPDSNMGRLDCKNASKIAFESLRRDADVFVTISDAAASAATEKLAKYGIETTPSGAAGFAGLALLSLSAEDRAMIIISEGPENG, encoded by the coding sequence ATTGGCGGTCTCGCTGCTGCAGTTGCTGCACATGTAAGGGAATATTGGGCTGTTCAACCGCAGATCGTAGTCGTCGAGCCAGAGCGTGCGGCCTGCTTGCAAAAGAGTATCAAGGCCGAAGCGTTGGTAAGCGGTGATGGTCCTGATTCGAATATGGGACGGCTCGATTGCAAGAATGCTTCAAAAATAGCATTTGAATCCTTGCGTCGAGACGCTGATGTTTTTGTCACGATCTCCGATGCCGCCGCAAGCGCAGCCACTGAAAAACTCGCAAAGTACGGCATTGAGACGACACCCAGCGGTGCTGCCGGTTTTGCCGGATTGGCGTTATTGAGCCTCAGTGCAGAGGATCGCGCCATGATCATCATCTCAGAGGGGCCTGAGAACGGTTGA